In Triticum urartu cultivar G1812 chromosome 6, Tu2.1, whole genome shotgun sequence, the following proteins share a genomic window:
- the LOC125516303 gene encoding uncharacterized protein LOC125516303 isoform X5, protein MQDFIFFKDMDRARVAPRPLPFHLLEEITDGFSEERKLGAGAYGSVYKGQHKNGEIIAIKKLHSMPELNNQQFQKEYLNLATLQHQNIVRLVGYCHETRGEYIEFNGRTVFAENQHMALCFEYMCNGSLDNCLQDESSGHDWKTRYKIIKGICKGLKYLHEELNPPVYHLDLKPANILLDEQMNPKIADFGLSKFFGDERTRVSASAIGTIGYLPPEYINCSLVSNKLDVFSLGVIIIKTMTGHLGYSQSAEMPSEEFIDLVQEKWKNRIQGASTDDIDSCAELVKTCIKIALNCVDADRHKRPNIGDIIRELDETEIMTQFSQALTTDTGSTSLDEQEENGFLEVHPHQLRFPFFEINKAICPLLLSNNTEDNVAFRILSENHMEELSELSGVVPPRSTQTYCLVMKKQPPANTSELAMTLESCIAHEDIADGDDQFLPEVLELTQGNKVHKVALMAVTSEQTRSGVTKVICRVDGAVDHLTEIDVHPTQPRILASRRRGGVAVWNYETQERVMMLKNLAPTDMIRSVKFIARERWFLAGDFHGWIHVRSFAMNDEVTKFKGHDGAVISLVVHPSDPLVVSSSVDRHIKLWNWEAGWRCVRKLKAHLNNVEKVVFNPWDSNCLASVGMDNMLKIWDVKTNTCIRQISGLQTDNSRCVGVVRPDCPLLVMTLQGNVTSLYNFDTDCYENSIDFKLGDVLNFAYAEGIKRLPPPKRTSSSGMHSVVMGGTGVVSWETATAQGPRGDHAGARSWR, encoded by the exons ATGCAGGACTTCATTTTTTTCAAG GACATGGACCGTGCAAGAGTGGCGCCTAGGCCCTTACCATTCCATTTATTAGAAGAAATCACGGATGGTTTCTCCGAGGAGCgaaaacttggtgctggtgcgtATGGAAGTGTTTACAAG GGACAGCATAAAAATGGGGAAATTATTGCCATCAAGAAGCTTCATTCTATGCCAGAACTTAATAACCAACAATTCCAAAAGGAATATCTTAATCTTGCAACTCTCCAGCATCAGAATATTGTGAGGTTAGTTGGTTATTGCCATGAAACTCGTGGAGAATACATAGAGTTCAATGGAAGGACGGTTTTTGCTGAAAACCAACACATGGCGCTGTGCTTTGAGTACATGTGCAACGGAAGTCTTGACAACTGTCTTCAAG ATGAATCAAGTGGACATGATTGGAAGACACGCTATAAAATAATTAAAGGCATATGCAAGGGTTTGAAATACCTCCACGAGGAACTAAATCCTCCAGTTTACCATTTGGACTTGAAGCCGGCCAATATATTGCTGGATGAGCAAATGAACCCCAAAATTGCAGATTTTGGATTGTCGAAATTCTTTGGAGATGAACGAACACGTGTATCAGCCAGCGCCATTGGAACAAT TGGGTACTTGCCGCCGGAGTACATAAATTGTAGTCTTGTCTCAAATAAATTGGATGTATTTAGCTTAGGGGTAATAATCATAAAGACAATGACGGGACACTTGGGCTACTCCCAAAGTGCTGAAATGCCTTCTGAAGAGTTCATTGATCTC GTACAAGAGAAGTGGAAAAATAGGATACAAGGGGCATCAACTGATGATATTGATTCATGCGCCGAACTTGTGAAGACATGCATCAAGATAGCTCTGAATTGTGTTGACGCCGATCGACACAAAAGGCCCAATATAGGAGACATTATCAGGGAGCTGGATGAGACCGAGATTATGACACAGTTTTCTCAAGCATTAACAACTGACACCGGGTCTACGTCGTTGGACGAGCAG GAAGAGAATGGATTCCTAGAGGTTCATCCCCACCAGCTTCGTTTTCCCTTCTTCGAGATAAACAAGGCCATTTGCCCTCTCCTCTTAAGTAACAACACAGAAGATAATGTTGCCTTCAGAATTCTCTCCGAGAACCACATGGAGGAGCTGTCGGAGCTCAGCGGCGTTGTGCCACCAAGGTCCACCCAAACCTACTGTCTAGTGATGAAAAAGCAGCCTCCGGCGAACACGAGCGAGCTTGCTATGACCCTGGAGAGCTGCATAGCACACGAGGACATAGCAGACGGGGACGACCAGTTCTTACCGGAAGTCCTAGAACTAACTCAAGGCAACAAAGTGCATAAGGTGGCATTAATGGCGGTCACCTCTGAG CAGACGCGATCAGGAGTAACCAAG GTCATATGCCGGGTGGATGGTGCCGTGGATCATTTAACAGAAATAGATGTGCATCCAACACAGCCGAG GATTTTGGCAAGTCGTCGCCGTGGCGGTGTCGCAGTTTGGAACTACGAGACCCAG GAAAGAGTGATGATGTTGAAAAATCTGGCGCCCACGGACATGATACGTAGCGTCAAGTTCATAGCGCGAGAGCGCTGGTTCTTGGCCGGCGACTTTCACGGGTGGATCCACGTGCGCTCGTTCGCGATGAACGACGAGGTGACAAAATTCAAAGGGCATGACGGCGCGGTCATTTCACTGGTGGTTCATCCAAGCgaccctctagtggtgtcatccTCTGTCGATCGCCATATCAAGCTCTGGAACTGGGAGGCTGGCTGGAGGTGCGTCCGGAAACTCAAGGCGCACTTGAACAACGTGGAGAAAGTTGTGTTTAACCCCTGGGATAGCAACTGCTTGGCTAGCGTCGGCATGGACAACATGCTCAAG ATCTGGGATGTGAAGACAAATACGTGCATTCGACAAATCAGTGGGCTCCAAACTGATAACAGCCGATGCGTTGGTGTGGTACGTCCAGACTGTCCATTGCTAGTCATGACTTTACAGGGAAATGTTACTTCTTTGTACAACTTCGATACTGATTG CTACGAGAACTCGATTGACTTCAAACTTGGAGATGTCTTAAATTTCGCTTACGCGGAGGGCATAAAAAGGTTACCACCTCCCAAACGAACATCATCTAGTGGAATGCACAGTGTCGTGATG GGAGGCACCGGTGtagtgagctgggagacggcgaCGGCGCAAGGTCCTCGAGGCGACCATGCTGGCGCGAGGTCCTGGAGGTGA
- the LOC125516303 gene encoding uncharacterized protein LOC125516303 isoform X1, with protein MQDFIFFKDMDRARVAPRPLPFHLLEEITDGFSEERKLGAGAYGSVYKGQHKNGEIIAIKKLHSMPELNNQQFQKEYLNLATLQHQNIVRLVGYCHETRGEYIEFNGRTVFAENQHMALCFEYMCNGSLDNCLQDESSGHDWKTRYKIIKGICKGLKYLHEELNPPVYHLDLKPANILLDEQMNPKIADFGLSKFFGDERTRVSASAIGTIGYLPPEYINCSLVSNKLDVFSLGVIIIKTMTGHLGYSQSAEMPSEEFIDLVQEKWKNRIQGASTDDIDSCAELVKTCIKIALNCVDADRHKRPNIGDIIRELDETEIMTQFSQALTTDTGSTSLDEQEENGFLEVHPHQLRFPFFEINKAICPLLLSNNTEDNVAFRILSENHMEELSELSGVVPPRSTQTYCLVMKKQPPANTSELAMTLESCIAHEDIADGDDQFLPEVLELTQGNKVHKVALMAVTSEQTRSGVTKVICRVDGAVDHLTEIDVHPTQPRILASRRRGGVAVWNYETQERVMMLKNLAPTDMIRSVKFIARERWFLAGDFHGWIHVRSFAMNDEVTKFKGHDGAVISLVVHPSDPLVVSSSVDRHIKLWNWEAGWRCVRKLKAHLNNVEKVVFNPWDSNCLASVGMDNMLKIWKISSPLPVTVLDCDEHQLTVDYFHPGGDRQYIVTGSVSGKARIWDVKTNTCIRQISGLQTDNSRCVGVVRPDCPLLVMTLQGNVTSLYNFDTDCYENSIDFKLGDVLNFAYAEGIKRLPPPKRTSSSGMHSVVMGGTGVVSWETATAQGPRGDHAGARSWR; from the exons ATGCAGGACTTCATTTTTTTCAAG GACATGGACCGTGCAAGAGTGGCGCCTAGGCCCTTACCATTCCATTTATTAGAAGAAATCACGGATGGTTTCTCCGAGGAGCgaaaacttggtgctggtgcgtATGGAAGTGTTTACAAG GGACAGCATAAAAATGGGGAAATTATTGCCATCAAGAAGCTTCATTCTATGCCAGAACTTAATAACCAACAATTCCAAAAGGAATATCTTAATCTTGCAACTCTCCAGCATCAGAATATTGTGAGGTTAGTTGGTTATTGCCATGAAACTCGTGGAGAATACATAGAGTTCAATGGAAGGACGGTTTTTGCTGAAAACCAACACATGGCGCTGTGCTTTGAGTACATGTGCAACGGAAGTCTTGACAACTGTCTTCAAG ATGAATCAAGTGGACATGATTGGAAGACACGCTATAAAATAATTAAAGGCATATGCAAGGGTTTGAAATACCTCCACGAGGAACTAAATCCTCCAGTTTACCATTTGGACTTGAAGCCGGCCAATATATTGCTGGATGAGCAAATGAACCCCAAAATTGCAGATTTTGGATTGTCGAAATTCTTTGGAGATGAACGAACACGTGTATCAGCCAGCGCCATTGGAACAAT TGGGTACTTGCCGCCGGAGTACATAAATTGTAGTCTTGTCTCAAATAAATTGGATGTATTTAGCTTAGGGGTAATAATCATAAAGACAATGACGGGACACTTGGGCTACTCCCAAAGTGCTGAAATGCCTTCTGAAGAGTTCATTGATCTC GTACAAGAGAAGTGGAAAAATAGGATACAAGGGGCATCAACTGATGATATTGATTCATGCGCCGAACTTGTGAAGACATGCATCAAGATAGCTCTGAATTGTGTTGACGCCGATCGACACAAAAGGCCCAATATAGGAGACATTATCAGGGAGCTGGATGAGACCGAGATTATGACACAGTTTTCTCAAGCATTAACAACTGACACCGGGTCTACGTCGTTGGACGAGCAG GAAGAGAATGGATTCCTAGAGGTTCATCCCCACCAGCTTCGTTTTCCCTTCTTCGAGATAAACAAGGCCATTTGCCCTCTCCTCTTAAGTAACAACACAGAAGATAATGTTGCCTTCAGAATTCTCTCCGAGAACCACATGGAGGAGCTGTCGGAGCTCAGCGGCGTTGTGCCACCAAGGTCCACCCAAACCTACTGTCTAGTGATGAAAAAGCAGCCTCCGGCGAACACGAGCGAGCTTGCTATGACCCTGGAGAGCTGCATAGCACACGAGGACATAGCAGACGGGGACGACCAGTTCTTACCGGAAGTCCTAGAACTAACTCAAGGCAACAAAGTGCATAAGGTGGCATTAATGGCGGTCACCTCTGAG CAGACGCGATCAGGAGTAACCAAG GTCATATGCCGGGTGGATGGTGCCGTGGATCATTTAACAGAAATAGATGTGCATCCAACACAGCCGAG GATTTTGGCAAGTCGTCGCCGTGGCGGTGTCGCAGTTTGGAACTACGAGACCCAG GAAAGAGTGATGATGTTGAAAAATCTGGCGCCCACGGACATGATACGTAGCGTCAAGTTCATAGCGCGAGAGCGCTGGTTCTTGGCCGGCGACTTTCACGGGTGGATCCACGTGCGCTCGTTCGCGATGAACGACGAGGTGACAAAATTCAAAGGGCATGACGGCGCGGTCATTTCACTGGTGGTTCATCCAAGCgaccctctagtggtgtcatccTCTGTCGATCGCCATATCAAGCTCTGGAACTGGGAGGCTGGCTGGAGGTGCGTCCGGAAACTCAAGGCGCACTTGAACAACGTGGAGAAAGTTGTGTTTAACCCCTGGGATAGCAACTGCTTGGCTAGCGTCGGCATGGACAACATGCTCAAG ATCTGGAAAATTTCTTCACCACTTCCTGTCACCGTACTGGACTGCGACGAGCATCAGCTCACTGTTGATTATTTTCATCCGGGTGGCGACCGGCAGTACATTGTCACCGGATCCGTGTCCGGGAAAGCTCGA ATCTGGGATGTGAAGACAAATACGTGCATTCGACAAATCAGTGGGCTCCAAACTGATAACAGCCGATGCGTTGGTGTGGTACGTCCAGACTGTCCATTGCTAGTCATGACTTTACAGGGAAATGTTACTTCTTTGTACAACTTCGATACTGATTG CTACGAGAACTCGATTGACTTCAAACTTGGAGATGTCTTAAATTTCGCTTACGCGGAGGGCATAAAAAGGTTACCACCTCCCAAACGAACATCATCTAGTGGAATGCACAGTGTCGTGATG GGAGGCACCGGTGtagtgagctgggagacggcgaCGGCGCAAGGTCCTCGAGGCGACCATGCTGGCGCGAGGTCCTGGAGGTGA
- the LOC125516303 gene encoding uncharacterized protein LOC125516303 isoform X4: MQDFIFFKDMDRARVAPRPLPFHLLEEITDGFSEERKLGAGAYGSVYKGQHKNGEIIAIKKLHSMPELNNQQFQKEYLNLATLQHQNIVRLVGYCHETRGEYIEFNGRTVFAENQHMALCFEYMCNGSLDNCLQDESSGHDWKTRYKIIKGICKGLKYLHEELNPPVYHLDLKPANILLDEQMNPKIADFGLSKFFGDERTRVSASAIGTIGYLPPEYINCSLVSNKLDVFSLGVIIIKTMTGHLGYSQSAEMPSEEFIDLVQEKWKNRIQGASTDDIDSCAELVKTCIKIALNCVDADRHKRPNIGDIIRELDETEIMTQFSQALTTDTGSTSLDEQEENGFLEVHPHQLRFPFFEINKAICPLLLSNNTEDNVAFRILSENHMEELSELSGVVPPRSTQTYCLVMKKQPPANTSELAMTLESCIAHEDIADGDDQFLPEVLELTQGNKVHKVALMAVTSEQTRSGVTKVICRVDGAVDHLTEIDVHPTQPRILASRRRGGVAVWNYETQERVMMLKNLAPTDMIRSVKFIARERWFLAGDFHGWIHVRSFAMNDEVTKFKGHDGAVISLVVHPSDPLVVSSSVDRHIKLWNWEAGWRCVRKLKAHLNNVEKVVFNPWDSNCLASVGMDNMLKIWKISSPLPVTVLDCDEHQLTVDYFHPGGDRQYIVTGSVSGKARIWDVKTNTCIRQISGLQTDNSRCVGVVRPDCPLLVMTLQGNVTSLYNFDTDCYENSIDFKLGDVLNFAYAEGIKSVVIGFFGGIAMMKIN, from the exons ATGCAGGACTTCATTTTTTTCAAG GACATGGACCGTGCAAGAGTGGCGCCTAGGCCCTTACCATTCCATTTATTAGAAGAAATCACGGATGGTTTCTCCGAGGAGCgaaaacttggtgctggtgcgtATGGAAGTGTTTACAAG GGACAGCATAAAAATGGGGAAATTATTGCCATCAAGAAGCTTCATTCTATGCCAGAACTTAATAACCAACAATTCCAAAAGGAATATCTTAATCTTGCAACTCTCCAGCATCAGAATATTGTGAGGTTAGTTGGTTATTGCCATGAAACTCGTGGAGAATACATAGAGTTCAATGGAAGGACGGTTTTTGCTGAAAACCAACACATGGCGCTGTGCTTTGAGTACATGTGCAACGGAAGTCTTGACAACTGTCTTCAAG ATGAATCAAGTGGACATGATTGGAAGACACGCTATAAAATAATTAAAGGCATATGCAAGGGTTTGAAATACCTCCACGAGGAACTAAATCCTCCAGTTTACCATTTGGACTTGAAGCCGGCCAATATATTGCTGGATGAGCAAATGAACCCCAAAATTGCAGATTTTGGATTGTCGAAATTCTTTGGAGATGAACGAACACGTGTATCAGCCAGCGCCATTGGAACAAT TGGGTACTTGCCGCCGGAGTACATAAATTGTAGTCTTGTCTCAAATAAATTGGATGTATTTAGCTTAGGGGTAATAATCATAAAGACAATGACGGGACACTTGGGCTACTCCCAAAGTGCTGAAATGCCTTCTGAAGAGTTCATTGATCTC GTACAAGAGAAGTGGAAAAATAGGATACAAGGGGCATCAACTGATGATATTGATTCATGCGCCGAACTTGTGAAGACATGCATCAAGATAGCTCTGAATTGTGTTGACGCCGATCGACACAAAAGGCCCAATATAGGAGACATTATCAGGGAGCTGGATGAGACCGAGATTATGACACAGTTTTCTCAAGCATTAACAACTGACACCGGGTCTACGTCGTTGGACGAGCAG GAAGAGAATGGATTCCTAGAGGTTCATCCCCACCAGCTTCGTTTTCCCTTCTTCGAGATAAACAAGGCCATTTGCCCTCTCCTCTTAAGTAACAACACAGAAGATAATGTTGCCTTCAGAATTCTCTCCGAGAACCACATGGAGGAGCTGTCGGAGCTCAGCGGCGTTGTGCCACCAAGGTCCACCCAAACCTACTGTCTAGTGATGAAAAAGCAGCCTCCGGCGAACACGAGCGAGCTTGCTATGACCCTGGAGAGCTGCATAGCACACGAGGACATAGCAGACGGGGACGACCAGTTCTTACCGGAAGTCCTAGAACTAACTCAAGGCAACAAAGTGCATAAGGTGGCATTAATGGCGGTCACCTCTGAG CAGACGCGATCAGGAGTAACCAAG GTCATATGCCGGGTGGATGGTGCCGTGGATCATTTAACAGAAATAGATGTGCATCCAACACAGCCGAG GATTTTGGCAAGTCGTCGCCGTGGCGGTGTCGCAGTTTGGAACTACGAGACCCAG GAAAGAGTGATGATGTTGAAAAATCTGGCGCCCACGGACATGATACGTAGCGTCAAGTTCATAGCGCGAGAGCGCTGGTTCTTGGCCGGCGACTTTCACGGGTGGATCCACGTGCGCTCGTTCGCGATGAACGACGAGGTGACAAAATTCAAAGGGCATGACGGCGCGGTCATTTCACTGGTGGTTCATCCAAGCgaccctctagtggtgtcatccTCTGTCGATCGCCATATCAAGCTCTGGAACTGGGAGGCTGGCTGGAGGTGCGTCCGGAAACTCAAGGCGCACTTGAACAACGTGGAGAAAGTTGTGTTTAACCCCTGGGATAGCAACTGCTTGGCTAGCGTCGGCATGGACAACATGCTCAAG ATCTGGAAAATTTCTTCACCACTTCCTGTCACCGTACTGGACTGCGACGAGCATCAGCTCACTGTTGATTATTTTCATCCGGGTGGCGACCGGCAGTACATTGTCACCGGATCCGTGTCCGGGAAAGCTCGA ATCTGGGATGTGAAGACAAATACGTGCATTCGACAAATCAGTGGGCTCCAAACTGATAACAGCCGATGCGTTGGTGTGGTACGTCCAGACTGTCCATTGCTAGTCATGACTTTACAGGGAAATGTTACTTCTTTGTACAACTTCGATACTGATTG CTACGAGAACTCGATTGACTTCAAACTTGGAGATGTCTTAAATTTCGCTTACGCGGAGGGCATAAAAAG TGTCGTGATCGGATTTTTTGGAGGAATAGCAATGATGAAAATCAATTGA
- the LOC125516303 gene encoding uncharacterized protein LOC125516303 isoform X2, whose translation MQDFIFFKDMDRARVAPRPLPFHLLEEITDGFSEERKLGAGAYGSVYKGQHKNGEIIAIKKLHSMPELNNQQFQKEYLNLATLQHQNIVRLVGYCHETRGEYIEFNGRTVFAENQHMALCFEYMCNGSLDNCLQDESSGHDWKTRYKIIKGICKGLKYLHEELNPPVYHLDLKPANILLDEQMNPKIADFGLSKFFGDERTRVSASAIGTIGYLPPEYINCSLVSNKLDVFSLGVIIIKTMTGHLGYSQSAEMPSEEFIDLVQEKWKNRIQGASTDDIDSCAELVKTCIKIALNCVDADRHKRPNIGDIIRELDETEIMTQFSQALTTDTGSTSLDEQEENGFLEVHPHQLRFPFFEINKAICPLLLSNNTEDNVAFRILSENHMEELSELSGVVPPRSTQTYCLVMKKQPPANTSELAMTLESCIAHEDIADGDDQFLPEVLELTQGNKVHKVALMAVTSETRSGVTKVICRVDGAVDHLTEIDVHPTQPRILASRRRGGVAVWNYETQERVMMLKNLAPTDMIRSVKFIARERWFLAGDFHGWIHVRSFAMNDEVTKFKGHDGAVISLVVHPSDPLVVSSSVDRHIKLWNWEAGWRCVRKLKAHLNNVEKVVFNPWDSNCLASVGMDNMLKIWKISSPLPVTVLDCDEHQLTVDYFHPGGDRQYIVTGSVSGKARIWDVKTNTCIRQISGLQTDNSRCVGVVRPDCPLLVMTLQGNVTSLYNFDTDCYENSIDFKLGDVLNFAYAEGIKRLPPPKRTSSSGMHSVVMGGTGVVSWETATAQGPRGDHAGARSWR comes from the exons ATGCAGGACTTCATTTTTTTCAAG GACATGGACCGTGCAAGAGTGGCGCCTAGGCCCTTACCATTCCATTTATTAGAAGAAATCACGGATGGTTTCTCCGAGGAGCgaaaacttggtgctggtgcgtATGGAAGTGTTTACAAG GGACAGCATAAAAATGGGGAAATTATTGCCATCAAGAAGCTTCATTCTATGCCAGAACTTAATAACCAACAATTCCAAAAGGAATATCTTAATCTTGCAACTCTCCAGCATCAGAATATTGTGAGGTTAGTTGGTTATTGCCATGAAACTCGTGGAGAATACATAGAGTTCAATGGAAGGACGGTTTTTGCTGAAAACCAACACATGGCGCTGTGCTTTGAGTACATGTGCAACGGAAGTCTTGACAACTGTCTTCAAG ATGAATCAAGTGGACATGATTGGAAGACACGCTATAAAATAATTAAAGGCATATGCAAGGGTTTGAAATACCTCCACGAGGAACTAAATCCTCCAGTTTACCATTTGGACTTGAAGCCGGCCAATATATTGCTGGATGAGCAAATGAACCCCAAAATTGCAGATTTTGGATTGTCGAAATTCTTTGGAGATGAACGAACACGTGTATCAGCCAGCGCCATTGGAACAAT TGGGTACTTGCCGCCGGAGTACATAAATTGTAGTCTTGTCTCAAATAAATTGGATGTATTTAGCTTAGGGGTAATAATCATAAAGACAATGACGGGACACTTGGGCTACTCCCAAAGTGCTGAAATGCCTTCTGAAGAGTTCATTGATCTC GTACAAGAGAAGTGGAAAAATAGGATACAAGGGGCATCAACTGATGATATTGATTCATGCGCCGAACTTGTGAAGACATGCATCAAGATAGCTCTGAATTGTGTTGACGCCGATCGACACAAAAGGCCCAATATAGGAGACATTATCAGGGAGCTGGATGAGACCGAGATTATGACACAGTTTTCTCAAGCATTAACAACTGACACCGGGTCTACGTCGTTGGACGAGCAG GAAGAGAATGGATTCCTAGAGGTTCATCCCCACCAGCTTCGTTTTCCCTTCTTCGAGATAAACAAGGCCATTTGCCCTCTCCTCTTAAGTAACAACACAGAAGATAATGTTGCCTTCAGAATTCTCTCCGAGAACCACATGGAGGAGCTGTCGGAGCTCAGCGGCGTTGTGCCACCAAGGTCCACCCAAACCTACTGTCTAGTGATGAAAAAGCAGCCTCCGGCGAACACGAGCGAGCTTGCTATGACCCTGGAGAGCTGCATAGCACACGAGGACATAGCAGACGGGGACGACCAGTTCTTACCGGAAGTCCTAGAACTAACTCAAGGCAACAAAGTGCATAAGGTGGCATTAATGGCGGTCACCTCTGAG ACGCGATCAGGAGTAACCAAG GTCATATGCCGGGTGGATGGTGCCGTGGATCATTTAACAGAAATAGATGTGCATCCAACACAGCCGAG GATTTTGGCAAGTCGTCGCCGTGGCGGTGTCGCAGTTTGGAACTACGAGACCCAG GAAAGAGTGATGATGTTGAAAAATCTGGCGCCCACGGACATGATACGTAGCGTCAAGTTCATAGCGCGAGAGCGCTGGTTCTTGGCCGGCGACTTTCACGGGTGGATCCACGTGCGCTCGTTCGCGATGAACGACGAGGTGACAAAATTCAAAGGGCATGACGGCGCGGTCATTTCACTGGTGGTTCATCCAAGCgaccctctagtggtgtcatccTCTGTCGATCGCCATATCAAGCTCTGGAACTGGGAGGCTGGCTGGAGGTGCGTCCGGAAACTCAAGGCGCACTTGAACAACGTGGAGAAAGTTGTGTTTAACCCCTGGGATAGCAACTGCTTGGCTAGCGTCGGCATGGACAACATGCTCAAG ATCTGGAAAATTTCTTCACCACTTCCTGTCACCGTACTGGACTGCGACGAGCATCAGCTCACTGTTGATTATTTTCATCCGGGTGGCGACCGGCAGTACATTGTCACCGGATCCGTGTCCGGGAAAGCTCGA ATCTGGGATGTGAAGACAAATACGTGCATTCGACAAATCAGTGGGCTCCAAACTGATAACAGCCGATGCGTTGGTGTGGTACGTCCAGACTGTCCATTGCTAGTCATGACTTTACAGGGAAATGTTACTTCTTTGTACAACTTCGATACTGATTG CTACGAGAACTCGATTGACTTCAAACTTGGAGATGTCTTAAATTTCGCTTACGCGGAGGGCATAAAAAGGTTACCACCTCCCAAACGAACATCATCTAGTGGAATGCACAGTGTCGTGATG GGAGGCACCGGTGtagtgagctgggagacggcgaCGGCGCAAGGTCCTCGAGGCGACCATGCTGGCGCGAGGTCCTGGAGGTGA